Proteins encoded in a region of the Geobacillus genomosp. 3 genome:
- a CDS encoding YebC/PmpR family DNA-binding transcriptional regulator, with protein sequence MAGHSKWKNIQRRKNAQDAKRGKLFMKLAKEIYVAAKTGGGDPAANPGLRLVIEKAKAANMPGENIERAIKKATGNQEHTSYEEIRYEGYGPGGVAVMVVCLTDNKNRTAANVRAAFSKNGGNLGETGCVSYLFERKGWLVIDREQHDVDEDELLLLAVEAGAEEMETTDESFEIYTAPESFETVKEQLEQQGLTFANAEITMIPQTYTTLSGDDLKKMLKLIDALEDDDDVQEVYHNLDESVLEEE encoded by the coding sequence ATGGCTGGACATTCGAAGTGGAAAAATATCCAACGGCGGAAAAACGCCCAAGATGCGAAGCGCGGCAAACTGTTTATGAAACTGGCGAAAGAAATTTATGTCGCCGCGAAAACCGGCGGAGGTGACCCGGCGGCCAACCCGGGCCTGCGTCTTGTCATTGAGAAGGCAAAGGCGGCCAATATGCCGGGCGAAAACATTGAACGGGCGATTAAAAAGGCAACGGGAAATCAGGAACATACCAGTTATGAGGAAATCCGTTATGAAGGATACGGGCCAGGCGGCGTCGCGGTCATGGTCGTCTGCCTTACGGATAATAAAAACCGCACCGCCGCCAACGTGCGTGCGGCTTTTTCGAAAAACGGGGGCAACTTGGGGGAAACGGGCTGCGTTTCTTATTTGTTTGAGCGCAAAGGATGGCTCGTCATCGACCGCGAGCAACACGATGTTGATGAGGACGAGCTGTTGCTTTTGGCGGTTGAAGCCGGTGCGGAGGAGATGGAAACGACAGACGAGTCGTTCGAAATTTATACGGCGCCCGAGTCGTTTGAGACGGTAAAAGAACAGCTCGAACAACAAGGACTAACGTTTGCCAACGCGGAAATTACGATGATCCCGCAAACATATACAACGTTATCGGGCGATGACTTGAAAAAAATGCTGAAGTTAATCGATGCGCTCGAAGATGATGACGACGTCCAAGAAGTGTACCATAACTTGGATGAATCGGTGCTTGAGGAAGAATAA